The stretch of DNA CACCCGATTGTTTCTTCAAACGCTCACGGTGAGTTACAGATTTTGTTAAAGCCTCTTTATAATTTACTTGAGGTGCACCTTCGTTCACCTCTACTTTAAATTCACGTTTTAGACGATCAACAATGATCTCTAAGTGCAACTCTCCCATTCCAGAAATAATGGTTTGAGCAGTATTCTCATCAAACTTAGCAGTAAATGTAGGATCCTCTTCTGACAATTTAGCCAAAGACATACCCAATTTATCTACATCTTTTTGAGTCTTAGGCTCAATAGCAATAGAAATAACGGGAGCAGGGAAATCCATACTCTCTAGTACGATTGGGTGATCTAAGTCAGATAAAGTATCTCCAGTTTTGATGTCTTTGAAACCAACACCAGCAGCAATATCACCAGCATAAACTGTTTCAACAGGTTTTTGCTCGTTAGCATGCATTTGATAAATACGAGAAATACGCTCTTTCTTGTTAGAACGAGTATTCAAGATATAAGAACCTGCGTCTAATTTTCCAGAATAACAACGGAAGAAACACAAACGACCTACATAAGGGTCTGTAGCAATCTTAAATGCCAAAGCAGAGAATGGAGCATCAAAATCAGCTGGACGACTCTCTTCTTCTTCTGTTTCAGGATTAGTACCAGTTACAGCATCAACATCCAATGGAGAAGGCAAGAAAGCACAAACAGCATCCAATACAGCTTGTACACCTTTGTTTTTGAAAGCAGAACCACACATTACAGGAATGATACTCATATCACATACTGCTGCACGAACTGCTGCACGAATCTCATCATGAGAAATAGACTCTGGATCTTCAAAGTACTTCTCCAACAAGTTTTCATCGTATTCAGCAACCGCTTCCAACAATTTTTCACGTGCCTCAGCAGCAGTATCCGCCAAATCTTCTGGCATATCAACTACCTCAAAGGTCATTCCCATATCATGCTCATTCCAAACAATTGCTTGACCTGTAATCAAGTCAACCACTCCTTTGAAATCATCTTCTGAACCGATCGGTACTTGCAAAGGAACAGCATTAGCTCCTAGCATATCTCTCATTTGTTGACAAACACCAAAGAAATCAGCACCTTGGCGATCCATTTTGTTAACAAAAGCAATACGAGGT from Aureispira anguillae encodes:
- the fusA gene encoding elongation factor G, translated to MAKIDLTYTRNIGIAAHIDAGKTTTTERVLYYTGISHKIGEVHDGAATMDWMEQEQERGITITSAATKTEWPWKDKKYAVNIIDTPGHVDFTVEVNRSLRVLDGLVFLFCASGGVEPQSETNWRLADGYKVPRIAFVNKMDRQGADFFGVCQQMRDMLGANAVPLQVPIGSEDDFKGVVDLITGQAIVWNEHDMGMTFEVVDMPEDLADTAAEAREKLLEAVAEYDENLLEKYFEDPESISHDEIRAAVRAAVCDMSIIPVMCGSAFKNKGVQAVLDAVCAFLPSPLDVDAVTGTNPETEEEESRPADFDAPFSALAFKIATDPYVGRLCFFRCYSGKLDAGSYILNTRSNKKERISRIYQMHANEQKPVETVYAGDIAAGVGFKDIKTGDTLSDLDHPIVLESMDFPAPVISIAIEPKTQKDVDKLGMSLAKLSEEDPTFTAKFDENTAQTIISGMGELHLEIIVDRLKREFKVEVNEGAPQVNYKEALTKSVTHRERLKKQSGGSGLFADMEFELGPASEEFLESDDFKNNKTRLEFTWDIKGGTIDKAYINPIQKGFDAMMDNGILAGYNMDSMSVRVYDGGMHAVDSKPIAFELCAKEGFKVAAKSCKPVLLEPIMALEVVSPEDYMGSIIGDLNRRRGIMKSQEPKGIGIVIKADVPLSEMFGYITDLRTLTSGRASSNMIFSHYAPAPNAVAEKVIEASKATV